In the genome of Populus trichocarpa isolate Nisqually-1 chromosome 10, P.trichocarpa_v4.1, whole genome shotgun sequence, the window GGAGCAAGTAGAAGGACTGGATCATGCGTcggtcaatttctttttttatttttaatttaaatcgaTCCAATATTTGAATTACCTTATAGAATTGATGTGGGTTTAATAGATAAAATCGTTTCTTGtctttctcaaaatattttagattatatTATCTTAATCCTGTATATATTCACaattattaaatatgatttGTTTCGTTTGATTGATCTAAGAACttgtgatttaaaatttaatttgattagattttaatttaaattataaaatatattgattctATATAGTTGATCTAAACTCATCCAATCATCACCAGTCATTTATATATACAAGactatattgttttaatgaagGATAATTGATATAGGCAGACCCGTTGCATCAATGATTAACCCAACAACACTagttcttatttgtttttgcgtttcaaaagtgattttgaaaaaattttattttttatttgcttcaaattaatattttttggtatttttagatcatttttatacgctgatatgaaaattaatttttaaaaaataaaaaaaattattttgatatatttttaaataaaaaacactttgaaaaataatcacaatcacATTTCCAAATAGACTCTAAGTGTGTACATTGCTTCTTTCATtctccaaaaacaaatagattattaaaaactttattgatACAAGAATTAGTTCGAAAGACATCAAATCTAAAGAGAAATTGAactttattgtattattaatggcaaatattgttttttaaaatatattaaaataatatattattattatttttcaacaaattatttttgattttaatatgtaaaaaataataattatttaaagtaaaaagaagaagaagcaaacagtgccaataaaaaaaaggctttaaTAATGGGAAATTGCATCAGTTCCTGATGGCTGAAACTACCATGATAATACCATGTACCaatcaaaagcaaaaagaagaagaataaaccTCGTCTCCACCACAATCTAGTGGCCTGGAAAGACAACATGGTGAGACAAGGCAAGTCTCTGTTTGAAAGATTCGAGAGCAACACATTCGATCCCTGATAATCCATGTCCTCTcgggtttggtttggtttggtttagtgataaaagataaaacaagGTTTAAGGTTAtcgttttttgaaaatataatagaaattatagtttatagatttttttttaaaatatttattttattttttaaaaaattatttttaacattaccgtaattaaaacaatttaaaaacataaaaaaattattcctttcctttcctgCACGACGAGGTGTCTACTTTAAAAGAGAGGCTGAAGTGTCACAGGGAGGTTTCGGAGAAGCTATAGCTCTACAAGCATCTTTCATGCAGTACAAAGGGAAGATGGGATTGCTCCTTGGACTCCTCGTGATCACCGGCTTATGCCTGTCTGCATCTTCAACACCACTCGACGACAAGCCCTTCCTTCCAGGTATCCTTCTTTCGAGGAGAACAGAGTTTATATAGAGCCTGTGTTGATtgcctaaattttttattactagccttcaagaaagaagaaacttCTTGAGTCGCTGTTTTTATTTTCGTTCGAGTAGAGAGCTAGTAAATTAAGGGTTCTAAGACGAGCCAGAAAACGCCGGAGTCCATGAAAGATGATGCTTGAGCAGGTGGGTTTGAGGAGAGATACGAGCACCAATTATTAATTTCCTGGCTAATAATACTTGGTCGTTTGTTTATAggaaaggtgttttttttttcttaattattttggaaaattagccaataaaaaaacataaataatgaaGAGGAGAAAGGGTGGATGGTTATATattgcaattttgattaaattattttggagTTCGTTGTTCATTACCTTTTGTGTAGTATGAATGTTTTGTCTATACCTTTCTATATTACTTCTCGGATTtcaccctcttttttttttttttttttaaagtataatttgaactgttaataataaaatgaatgaaaattaagttttattctaTTCAAGTTatggatttatttatatttaagtatTTCATGCTAATTatgaaaacatttttcatttttcatctcACTAGTTACAGgttaaattagtttttcaataatatacaCATTATTTTTCAAGTCGTGATAGagtaaagaattaaaaatgatCTATCTTCTCAAAAATTAATAgctgatattattattttaaaaaacattattatttttttttttataaaaaatccaataaccCAAAAACACTATTTCCCAACTCATTTAACATAGAAAGTaatctattttcttaaaaattattcttatagAATTCCCTTTCTGTCAATCAACCAAAGTGTTAGTCATGAATTGAATGAAGGAAAGGATATTGCAGTTGTGAATAGTCAAAtgcataaacaaataaaaaataaaaaaagggagaatCAGACACTTTTTAAAGctctttttttgataattttaaggCTCTATAGAATCGAACATTAAATGGTGCAAACTTTACTATTCGAACTTTATTCGAAAATTTTCTATAAGAAATTTCCTGTTTTTGGTATGCCCTGCTGCTAAATTCCTGTCCCCCACCTATAAATGGGCTCCTACTGTATGCATGAGAGGATCCTCCTGCAAAATTCTTTAACGAAAATGGTACCCACAGTAGAGTCTGAGTCTAAGATCAAAGGGATTCTGATAGTTTTACTACCATTGACATGACTTGGAAGTTCGAGCTTTATAATTCATAGTTCTATTCGTTAATCAATCccttgattttttgtttgaactGAGAAAGACTAAACAGTATCCAGGACAGATCCTTTGCAGGAGAATGATCTAGGAGCTGCAGGCACACATGAACATTGCATCGGTAGCACTGACGATGATTCTAATGAAAGAAGTGGCATAGTACACAGCAGCAAATTTGCACATGGCGGCTCAGCTCATGGAGGTGCACGTGGTGGTGGAGCAACTGGGGCAGCTGACAATGCACACGGTGGTGGCGAAGCACAAGGAGGTGGAGCAGTCGTCCCGGTAATCATAGCAGGTGCTGCAGCTAATCACCGACCAAACAACCACCACAATGCTGGCAGCCGCCAAGTGAACTGCATAGTGCCTCCATTGATTACAACCACCTTTGTTGCTCTCATTGTACATTAAGCTAAGTGTAGATCGATCCATTAAGCAAAAATAATGGTATTTGTCACTCAGTTTTGGGTTGTGTTTGTATACAAGTCTGTTCTGTGCAGTTTGTACATCATGTTAAAGTCAGTGTGTCTGCAATCACACTTAAGTGTGCGTGCTCAGGGGCCAGAAACATCCAGCGCATTCAAATCCCAGCACCGTCAGAGTCCGAGTGTAAATAGCCTGTTTCTCACCTAACCCTGAGGTAGTCCTGGACAGTTGAATGGAAACAGACCTCACCACTGCATTTAAGAAAACAGTTGATATGCACGACTAAAAAAACGCAAATTCTGAGGGCCTCCTTTTAAACATTCCCATGATATTTCTAGGTTAAAATTCACCCTTAGCCATCAGGCTACATTCTAGAATCTGCATACTATATACTCAGTTAAATTAACTTCTGTAAGAGATGCATGCTGGGATAGTTCTTCGATTCATTGATATGAAGGTAAGCAATAGTTAGTGTAGGTATGGAATAAAACAGCAACCAAACTTAATTGCTAGAAATTTGCAAGTTGCTCAAGTTTACGAGTATGGAAAAACTTGCAGCGGCTTTTACCACTAGATTCAGTTTCCTCACTTTTCCTCTTGGACGTTGTGACACCAAAACTGCTTGATTTTAGTTGCCGCTTCCGACTGCTACTACTAGAACCATCTTCCACTAATTTATCCGATTCCctgcttaaaaataaaaagaaaaatgtagcCAAGCATGACACATTCAATAGCTTTACCCTTTTCTTCTTGTGGAATGGATTGCAAAGAAAACAGGAAAATGAGGTATTGGTAAATTCCACACAGCTCAGACTGCAAATGGCACCCATGAAAATACAAGAATCAATCCTGCTTTCTACAAACTGGACCATATTCATGTGCGAGTAACATGGAGTGCACCCTTCAAAGGCAACTGACTAAAGTTTTGTGCCTGTTTTGGCATCTCatgcaaaagagaaaaagaagcaaGGAATTGTGAAGCAACATTTATTTTGAAGTGGGTCCGTCAAACTTTTATACTAGCAGGTTACACGTACGGCTATAAACCTCAGACTCTCCTCCAGTCCAAGGATGAACAAGGCCCCAATAATCATAGATCATTCAAATTGACCTCACCCCTAAAACATTCCCTGGATGCAGTTATGACTGAACAAAGAAGTGATATTGCCGCATTCAACTTCTGGTTTCTTTTAGTATCATGACCACCAAACAAATGcccatctcattaaaaaaagcTGAGATAAGTTAGTTCCTGTCTTCGGTTTTAGAGTCACATAGCACCTCACATCACGCAGCACAATGATGCAGCTGCAGAAGAAGGGTATTGCTATGGGAATGTAAAGAAAAGACCGATAATTGACCCAAGACGTCAACCATGTTCTTGGAATAGGGTGTGCATGTACCCCAACTGAAGCGGACCAGTGTTGGGAATCCAAATACTGAGTGTTCGTGTTTGTTCCAACCAAGCTTTAGTTTCAGGATTTGCACACAACAATAAAACTAGATTCAACAGACTAACAGATAAAATTTAGAGGGTGAAGGTTATATTGCACATCAAAGAGATGAATAAGCAATGCTAACCTCCAGGGTATCCAGATCCAAAATTCCTAGCCATGTTTTAAGCTGTTTCATCAAGTACCCATCCTCACAAGGCCCAATCTCTTGTAACCTACTCGGTTGAATGAAAGATAAACATATTGGCAAGAACAAATTAAGGGAATCAAATGGGTGGGAAATCACTACCTTTGCAACAATACTTGCTCCACTCACAACTGGATAAAGACTACCAGCCTTCTTTGCAACAACAAACTTGACAAAAGGAAAACTTTCAGACAGTTTTATTCTATATTTCTCAGGATCTCCCACTGTATCCACACAAACCTGAAACCCGATCATGTGAACGTGTAAGCATTTTAACTTGTATTGCAGCATTATTTAATGATAGTGATGCCAAAGCAAGTCAAAGAGCAGATAAACAAGGTTGACACAGCATCATATGTTTTATCCAAGATCTTATGCACATGAGTTCTAAGGAATAGAGGAAATTATCTATTTAACTGACACACCTTATTAGGTGTTAAGGTTTAGTTGAGAAGAGTGAGATACAATGAGTTTGGATAAACATGCTTTTAGGGAAAAACCCGCCTCTTCTAAGTCAGAAAAAGTCTTACCTCGGTTAAAAGAACTCCCATGTTTAGCACCCTATTCACAAGGCCACTAGCAGAATCATGTGATATCTCATTTAGGTTTATCTTATTCCTAgagagaaaagataagaaaaacatttaGATACCAAAAAAGTCAAAGAATACCAGAAGAAATCTAATTACATTAGCTACTTACTTCTTAAGCATTTTAGCTGAGAGCTCCCTCGGATCATTAACATCAACAGCCCATCCAATTGATTCATTAGCCTTTAGATTTTCAAAATCACTCCtcccttttctcttattttaaaGTCTTTGAATCGACAagcaacaaaacaacaaaatggCATCAtcgttttttttcaaaaaaaccataCATATTTGAACCCATGTATTGAAAGGGCACAAGTAGCTTATAATTGccattgttgataaaaaaattaattccaaactctcgaaaaaaaagctaaaatgcaATCTTTCTTTTAACTTCAATTCAACATTATGCAAACCAAATTCCATTCAGCATCGCATACCATTTTTCAAGCTctgataaaaatctaaataaaaactattccATTATTCAAGCTCTAGTCTACATAATTGAGGGGTACAAGCAGCTAATGATAGCCATTGTTGATAAAGATCCAAACTTTCAAATATAAAGATGAagcaaataatattattttgactaAACATGGCACATTTTACAAAAATTCTATTAACCATCACATACCATCATTCTAGCTTCAGTTCAAAAGGAAATTTGaactaattaaacaaaaaaaaaagacaaaacctTTACAAGAAACTAGACAAAACCCAGATCAAAATTAAGTTAAAGAAATCAAAACCTGCAAAGCTGAGGGTAGAGAGAGTCTTCTCATATGAGCGAGCACAGTACAAGCATCCGTACACCATAGGTCCTGAAACAAGACAAATAATTAACCCCACCAAAAAAAGACTTCAAGAGAAtcaaatgaaaacaagaaaagaaaacctagAAAGGAATTGTAAAGAAATGTGAAGCAAGACAAGTACGAGTAATAAAGTGCCAAGAACTGGAACACGACCAGCTTCATCTATACCCATAATCCAAGGCTTTGAGCCCACTCGGGGAGAGTTGATTCAGACCCCATTATGCATAGAGAAAGTCTTTTAGCCGCCGCTAGAAGTAAACCCCTTCCCTTTCTCCGTGCGAATCTGTAGATAGACAATGGCGTTTGGCTCCCGCCAGAAATGAGTGAGAGGATTTTTCAGTCTTGGGCTAGGACTTGGgtctaaaaaatgaaaagatagtTAGGataatgtttcttcttctttttttttagaacggAGGCTAATTACATCTTTTGGAGAAGACCGGTTAACATTTTCACTTGCAACCATTTATTAAACCCGGCTACTATGGTAGGTTGAtctggtgattttttttttttttttttgatttatgggCTTGAATgatacattttaatttaaattaattttgatatttaactAACTAAATTTAGATAATTTAATGAGATGGTTTGTGATGCacttaattttacaaaactcgatcaaatcaaaatcaaaaagtttttttttaataaaataatattattttgaaaaaaaaaaaattagcccaGATTAACGAGAGGGGAAAAGAATCCCACAAGTTCTTCATCAAAGATATAGAAATACCTCTTGCTGTTCACATCATATCAAGTCACACCATTTTTTATTTCGAAACACATAAGAGACTAAGCAGGAGAAGTATGGCATTCACAAATTACAATTACCCTTCCTTCTACCCTTCAAAAGACAACAAACAATCAACCTTCACCTCACCAAAATCAAACCAGATATCGGTATTTGGAAGTCAGTTTGATCATAGACTTAACCAAGTCTCTTCCATAAACATGAAATTCCACCTCAATGAATAAGTTCTCAAAGGGATAAATGAACTCTGCAAACGAGGTGTTTTACAGACCATGGCCACGGGTAATCGATGAGGTGAAGCAATTCTGATTCGACAGGTTTGAGAAGCAAGAAGTATGCCAATGAGTCCATCGGTGAAATGAATCTTGACCGTAATGTGTTTTCTGCGAAGTAATCTTTCTAGCATTCCATGAGAAACACCATGCTTTATGAGCCAAGCCTGGGGTCCAAGCGAAGTATGCCAAATAACATCAACCAAAAATGAAACTACAAGTCCTGCAAGTCTTTTGCCCGCTGTGATTCATCAAACTCCCAATTACTTCTCAATCCTTGACGGGACAAAGTTCCATTGCTTACAAATAACAGTTTCGAAATGGCACCACTGGCCGCACAAGCCACAAAACAAATACCTTTTGCTTCAGCTATATAAGAGCACACGACTTCTTTTTATCTCTATGaacattaagaaaaaaccaGCATTCCACTCTACGTACCATATCAATGTAGCTACTTCTGCACCCTACTCAATAATCCTGCGAAGCATGGAGGCCACGAGTTTTTCCTCTTTACACCTTGTAATCAAATCCAGGTACTGCATGGCTTCTCGAGGGAGAAGACCTTCAATAAAAAAGCTGAACAAATGCGAGTGAGTCCCTTGCATCACATCAATACATTGCTCCAATACCCTCAATTGCTGATCTTTTCCCAGTTCCAGAGCCTCCATCAATGGTAATACATCTCGCTCCTCCTCCTGGAAGTGCTCTTTGCTATGATCCTATCAGCACAATGGAATAATTCAAATTATTCAAGATATATACAGAGCTCAAGACACCTTATTCAAAAAAGGGAAACAAGAGAAAAATCTCATACAGACACGGATACGCATTATAACAGCCTAAGTAGCCCTGTAGCACTGATAAAACCAAGGAAGTTGTGGCAGTAAATTTGGCTTGCACTACACTGCATAGATGGGCCAATTTTCTGAGAATCTTAAAGCCAGACATTAAAAAGTGATGACATTTATACCAGCAATGATTTGAGCCGAGTGGAAAGGTTTCGAAGAGCCTCTCGGTAGTCATTGCTCCCAGTGTCTAGAACTCCAATTGATTTCATGTCTTCTCTGATTCCATTCATGATGGGTAGGTCCCTTCCATGCTCCTCATTTGCAGCTTTACACAGCCCTGCATCATCACATTCAACTTGCAGATCATAAGCTTATTGTTGGTTCAATGATAAAGGATATACTCCGAAACAGCTTGCACGTCAAtcaagattaaattattttttgaatgattttaaaaagaatcctgtaattataaattgtattaagaaaaatttaataaaatttctgtctcaagaaaaaactaaattcttttttCGAACACCCCGCATAAatacattatattaaaaaaaaatcaataaattctcGACACTGGTGAACATATCTCATTGACCATGTGTACGGACTTAACTTGAACACGAGACCTTACCTCTCTCAGCCGTTTCGAGAAGTGGAAAAAGCACACGCTCCTCCATCTGCGCGTGCTCAATCATGACCTCTAGCAACTGCGAATAACTCTTCCCAAACTTCCTCACCTCCATCCTCGCACTCCCCATAGTCGGATCACCATTCTTCTTCCCACCACGTGTCACCAAATCCTCACTCCACCACACCATCCTCTCCAAATGCCACACCACACTCCTATGTTGCATCGCCACCATTTTAACCACCAACGCCGCCGTTTCACCTCCCtcttccaccaccaccatcaacgGCGGTTGCGGCAACTTCACATCAATGAACCGAACCATCATCTCTCGGGGACCCGAAACTGTTTCGGGCCCGAATTGGACCACTGGAATCGGGTCATTAGTGGGTGTAAATTGAAGCGCTCTAGTCTTGTAAAGAAGAGCAAGATGAAGGTAGAGAGTGAAAGAACTGGTGGGGTCACCGTATAATTGGACGGCCGGGGTTGATTTGATGAAATCACAAGGAGCTAACTCTGCCATTGATTGCTTTGAACTAGTAAAACAATTTCCCATCGTTACTTTCTCAAGGTTTTCTCAAGAAAACACAAATGGGTactcaaatttggttttttttttgtgggttttgtcAGTAACAAAGAGAGAAGAGTGGCGTGCAAGAAAAAGCGATCAAGTTAAACAGAGTAAGGTGATGGGTTggttagaaaaaagaagaaagagtagAAGAGTAAAGTAGTTGAGGATGAAGGCAAGAACAAACTGAAAGTGACATTAAGAGAAGGATTTTTGGTTAAAGAAAGGCTCTCTCTCACTCTCCGTGTAGAAGCAAGAAAAGGATGCAGAGGGAGGCTTGGAGGGGAGggttttccctctcttttttagCAGAGTTCGGTGCGTTTGTCTCCTCTATCTTTTTGATTTGTTGTAATTTGGTCACTTTGttagtattttcttttatcatatatatttttttatcatgaacaGATATGATTCTTCTCTTATTCTATTACAAGTGTTTTTCGACAATAATTAACATAACCGCGGGGTttgatgattataaaaatattgaatatcaAACTAATATAAAATCGAAAACTAGGGGACTAAATAAATAAACGTTTTCCCTGAGTGGTTTGCTGGCGTTGATTCCTATGGTGTGTGGGTTTCTGACAAATTACATGAACAGTGATGTTACTAATAATTTTTCCTTGTCCTTTCGATTGGATTAGGAAATAGGAATTAAGTATGGTCGGCAGGAAGGTGACGATAGGGTGGGAAAAGAGGAAAGGGCAATTAGTGTTGGGGAATCTTCAATGGAGATTTGGATTCTACCTTTCGTTCATGAATTTACTGCAAAAATGGAAATTCCGACGTAAACAAAGTAATTGATTTTCAACTGTATTCATAATCAATTGATTACCCAATTCAAATTACATCAACCCTGAACCCCAcccgaattgtttttttttttaaagcaattaTCTatgcaatcaaaagaatattcttttttaaaaggaatttcATGTTTCATATCATACggagattattttttgaatatatttttttattttttattttgatatcagcatattaaaattattaaaaaaataaaaaatatatcaataatatttttaaaataaacatattttaaaaaaacataaaaaaggagTCGCCAACTCCCAAACAGGTTCTATAGTAAGAAATTTTACTACAATTCCATATAAAAGGACTTGATTGGGAATTGTTTTATAAGTTGGGAAcccaattgataaaaaatacaaataaaaataaactgggACCCAATGGAGAAATGAGTAACATGCTGGGGACTGGTCGCCTTGAAGGAACTAGCCCAGTCATGAATTCAGTTACTTACTGCAGCCATGCAAGTGGAAAGCTTTAGAAAACTTAAGAACATGATAATTTTGATAAGAAAACAAAGCTGCAGCAATAATACAGGATCTGAATCCTAAAGAGTTAATCATGTAGCTACTCCAATGTTATCGAGCTTGTAAATGCCACTCACATGGTGCGTGCTGGTCCAAATTTGACTCAATATAGGGATttgaagagataaaaaataaatccatgttTTATTCTTGATGTTTTCGAAGAGATTAAAACAAATGCAAGAATTGTCTTCGCCGTATGATCCAAAACTAGATGGGTTTTGAGGGAGATTTTGTTCCCATGGATTGATCACTGGCCCAAGATGTGGTCCTCTACAGTCGAAGGgtttaatattttcatgaatGGATAATGGAAGGAGACCTAATTGACTGTATTTATGGTTATGGTTGCTGGCAGAGGCATAAAAAACCAgtccatcaccatcaccatcacttAATGCcatggtttgaaaaaattgcTACGATTTGTGGTTTATCTAATTTTGTCTGCACTTTCTACAAGGTATTTTTACCCTGGGGAATCACTACCTTGTACAGTGATGATAGTGCTTAGTTGGCCTTAATGCGAAGTTTTAATTACCATTGTTATCAGCATCGATCTATTAAGAATGTAGAAATTACATGGCTGCAAATTCTTTTCTGGAGTCTCTAGATACTGTTCAATGATTTTCTTCAAGTattttgaaaatgttctcaaaataaaaatgatgttttcttGCGTTGTTTTAACCCTTAATTAACACTATTAAAAAGACATAtagaaaatcattaatttaatgttttcttaggataaaaacaatctttattgCATCATCAAACACATACTTAGGATGTAAGGAATACATAGATATAAAACAGTAACCAAGAGTGATTGTTAGCTATAAAAGGTAATTATGGTaatgtaataattaaaatgcaGGAATTGGTGGTGTGAAAtgctacaaaacaaaaaaacacagatATTGGTAGTACACTAACACTGCTAGGTTTTTTTCCAGTGTAAATGTTTGTGttaacattaaaaatcaataatgcaaCTACAATTTCTTGTCCTTTTGCATGTGTTTTGTCCCTTCTCGCAAAGGATTTGGCTCTCATGCGTTAATTATTAACCCCTTCTGTGCCTATAAGAAACACTCCTTTGCCTGTTAGTGATTCCATCCTTCTTCATTTCCTTCTTGTTTTTATCAACTTTCTTGCGATTTTAGCTATGGAAGGCAATGGTTTCTCTAGCCTGAAAGACTTGTCGAAGTCCCCATCACACCCAAGACCAACCCTCGTGAGGTCTCAATCCATACCAGCAACACGGGgttatgtaattttttcaaacacCAACGAAACCACCAATGTTGATGATGGCTTTTCTGACCTTTCTCTTGAAGAGAGTTCTTTATCCTCCATCAACTCTCTAGATGCAACATTACCGTATTCATCTTCCCCACCACCATCTTGTTTGACTAGTCTTTCTGACGTGATGAGTGAAGCTACCTTTGATCAGAAAGAGGAGATCATGAATGTGGATGCAAGAAAGTACGTGGCTTTTGGGAATTCAACTAAGATAAAGGGATTGTTTCCTCCACCAATCTCTTGCCTGAGATTGTTCAACAAAGGTATGCCTTGTAGGTACCTCAAttataatgaagaaaatgaCAGTTTTGAGCTTGAGGAGATAAAAATCCCCCAAGGAGACATTTTGCGTGCTAACCGCTCAGGTGGGCGTTTGAGACTAACCCTTGTGGTTTCCGATGATGAAAGCTCTGACattgaagaggaagaagagatcATGGAGGAGGAAGAGACCAGCGGCACTGTTGAATAGGCCTTTGTTGTTCTCtgtgttcttgttttttcatggttggtgttaacttttttcttagCAGACTCGCCTGCTGCTGTTGTTATTGTTAACCTTTTGCAGGTTACGTTGTCGTTGCCTAGCGCGAGTGTGGCATATGTTtagtttcctttttctttttcccaaa includes:
- the LOC7469531 gene encoding uncharacterized protein LOC7469531 isoform X6; this translates as MGIDEAGRVPVLGTLLLDLWCTDACTVLAHMRRLSLPSALQVCVDTVGDPEKYRIKLSESFPFVKFVVAKKAGSLYPVVSGASIVAKVVISHPFDSLNLFLPICLSFIQPSRLQEIGPCEDGYLMKQLKTWLGILDLDTLEGIG
- the LOC7469531 gene encoding uncharacterized protein LOC7469531 isoform X8; this translates as MGIDEAGRVPVLGTLLLDLWCTDACTVLAHMRRLSLPSALQVCVDTVGDPEKYRIKLSESFPFVKFVVAKKAGSLYPVVSGASIVAKGIG
- the LOC7491620 gene encoding uncharacterized protein LOC7491620, with the protein product MGNCFTSSKQSMAELAPCDFIKSTPAVQLYGDPTSSFTLYLHLALLYKTRALQFTPTNDPIPVVQFGPETVSGPREMMVRFIDVKLPQPPLMVVVEEGGETAALVVKMVAMQHRSVVWHLERMVWWSEDLVTRGGKKNGDPTMGSARMEVRKFGKSYSQLLEVMIEHAQMEERVLFPLLETAERGLCKAANEEHGRDLPIMNGIREDMKSIGVLDTGSNDYREALRNLSTRLKSLLDHSKEHFQEEERDVLPLMEALELGKDQQLRVLEQCIDVMQGTHSHLFSFFIEGLLPREAMQYLDLITRCKEEKLVASMLRRIIE
- the LOC7469532 gene encoding uncharacterized protein LOC7469532; the protein is MQYKGKMGLLLGLLVITGLCLSASSTPLDDKPFLPDPLQENDLGAAGTHEHCIGSTDDDSNERSGIVHSSKFAHGGSAHGGARGGGATGAADNAHGGGEAQGGGAVVPVIIAGAAANHRPNNHHNAGSRQVNCIVPPLITTTFVALIVH
- the LOC7469531 gene encoding ribonuclease H2 subunit A isoform X3; protein product: MLKKNKINLNEISHDSASGLVNRVLNMGVLLTEVCVDTVGDPEKYRIKLSESFPFVKFVVAKKAGSLYPVVSGASIVAKVVISHPFDSLNLFLPICLSFIQPSRLQEIGPCEDGYLMKQLKTWLGILDLDTLEFYCCVQILKLKLGWNKHEHSVFGFPTLVRFSWGTCTPYSKNMVDVLGQLSVFSLHSHSNTLLLQLHHCAA
- the LOC7469531 gene encoding ribonuclease H2 subunit A isoform X5, which codes for MKLDLWCTDACTVLAHMRRLSLPSALQVCVDTVGDPEKYRIKLSESFPFVKFVVAKKAGSLYPVVSGASIVAKVVISHPFDSLNLFLPICLSFIQPSRLQEIGPCEDGYLMKQLKTWLGILDLDTLEFYCCVQILKLKLGWNKHEHSVFGFPTLVRFSWGTCTPYSKNMVDVLGQLSVFSLHSHSNTLLLQLHHCAA
- the LOC7469531 gene encoding uncharacterized protein LOC7469531 isoform X1 is translated as MGIDEAGRVPVLGTLLLDLWCTDACTVLAHMRRLSLPSALQVCVDTVGDPEKYRIKLSESFPFVKFVVAKKAGSLYPVVSGASIVAKVVISHPFDSLNLFLPICLSFIQPSRLQEIGPCEDGYLMKQLKTWLGILDLDTLEFYCCVQILKLKLGWNKHEHSVFGFPTLVRFSWGTCTPYSKNMVDVLGQLSVFSLHSHSNTLLLQLHHCAA
- the LOC7469531 gene encoding ribonuclease H2 subunit A isoform X4; translation: MGIDEAGRVPVLGTLLLDLWCTDACTVLAHMRRLSLPSALQVCVDTVGDPEKYRIKLSESFPFVKFVVAKKAGSLYPVVSGASIVAKVVISHPFDSLNLFLPICLSFIQPSRLQEIGPCEDGYLMKQLKTWLGILDLDTLELGWNKHEHSVFGFPTLVRFSWGTCTPYSKNMVDVLGQLSVFSLHSHSNTLLLQLHHCAA
- the LOC7469531 gene encoding ribonuclease H2 subunit A isoform X7; this encodes MGIDEAGRVPVLGTLLLDLWCTDACTVLAHMRRLSLPSALQVCVDTVGDPEKYRIKLSESFPFVKFVVAKKAGSLYPVVSGASIVAKVTRDWAL
- the LOC7469531 gene encoding uncharacterized protein LOC7469531 isoform X2, encoding MGSESTLPEWAQSLGLWDLWCTDACTVLAHMRRLSLPSALQVCVDTVGDPEKYRIKLSESFPFVKFVVAKKAGSLYPVVSGASIVAKVVISHPFDSLNLFLPICLSFIQPSRLQEIGPCEDGYLMKQLKTWLGILDLDTLEFYCCVQILKLKLGWNKHEHSVFGFPTLVRFSWGTCTPYSKNMVDVLGQLSVFSLHSHSNTLLLQLHHCAA